The Nicotiana tabacum cultivar K326 chromosome 14, ASM71507v2, whole genome shotgun sequence genome contains a region encoding:
- the LOC107825845 gene encoding putative metal-nicotianamine transporter YSL7, which translates to MDRSNSTNRREPYPSTEYSTNNTNSQVDFLTKKTNESHLEPEQEEESTQSVERIFESKEVPTWQSQLTFRAFFVSFVLGILFTFIVMKLNLTTGIIPSLNVSAGLLGFFFVKTWTKFLEKSGWLKQPFTRQENTVIQTCVVATSGIAFSGGFGSYLFGMSEVIAKQSNEDNAADNIKNPSLGWMISFLFVVSFLGLFSVVPLRKIMIIDFKLVYPSGTATAHLINSFHTPQGAKLAKKQVKALGKFFSFSFLWGFFQWFFTAGDGCGFVNFPTFGLKAYENRFYFDFSATYVGVGMICPYLINISLLVGAILSWGIMWPLIQDRKGHWYPANQSASSLHGIQGYRVFIAIAMILGDGLYNFCKVLGRTLYGIYFQIREKRAGSVLPVGARGSPTEPSLSYDDQIRTELFLKDQIPTWVAIAGYVSIAIVSTVTLPHIFHQLKWYYIVVIYIFAPILAFCNAYGCGLTDWSLASTYGKLAIFTIGAWAGAAHGGVLAGLAACGVMMNIVSTASDLTQDFKTGYMTLASPRSMFISQIIGTAMGCVISPCVFWLFYKAFHDLGVPGSEYPAPYALVYRNMSILGVEGFSALPKNCLTLCYVFFLGAIAINALRDAVGKNKAKYIPLPMAMAIPFYLGSYFAIDMCLGSLILFVWTKIDKVKADAFGPAVASGLICGDGIWTLPSSILALAGVNPPICMKFLSRKDNIRVDGFINP; encoded by the exons ATGGATAGATCCAACAGTACCAATAGAAGGGAACCATATCCTTCTACTGAATACTCAACAAATAATACAAATTCTCAAGTTGATTTTCTTACCAAAAAAACCAATGAATCCCATTTAGAAccagaacaagaagaagaatcTACACAATCAGTAGAAAGAATTTTTGAGTCAAAAGAAGTTCCTACATGGCAAAGTCAATTAACATTCAGAGCATTTTTTGTGAGCTTTGTATTGGGAATTCTTTTCACTTTCATTGTTATGAAGTTAAATCTTACTACTGGAATTATCCCTTCTCTTAATGTTTCTGCTGGTCTTTTGGGGTTCTTCTTTGTCAAAACTTGGACTAAGTTTCTTGAGAAATCTGGTTGGCTAAAGCAGCCATTTACTCGTCAAGAAAATACAGTTATTCAGACTTGTGTTGTTGCAACTTCTGGCATAGCCTTTAGTG GAGGTTTTGGAAGCTATCTTTTTGGCATGAGCGAAGTTATTGCTAAACAGTCAAATGAAGATAATGCTGCAGATAATATTAAGAACCCTTCTTTGGGATGGATGATTAGTTTCCTTTTTGTTGTTAGCTTTCTTGGACTTTTCTCTGTGGTTCCTCTTCGTAAG ATTATGATCATAGACTTTAAACTAGTATATCCAAGTGGAACTGCGACTGCTCATTTGATCAACAGTTTCCATACACCACAAGGAGCTAAGCTAGCCAA GAAACAAGTAAAAGCTTTGGGAAAGTTTTTCAGTTTCAGCTTCTTATGGGGTTTCTTCCAGTGGTTTTTCACAGCAGGAGATGGCTGTGGTTTTGTTAATTTTCCCACATTCGGTCTCAAAGCCTACGAAAACAG GTTTTACTTTGACTTCTCGGCAACATATGTTGGTGTTGGGATGATATGTCCTTATCTGATCAACATATCTTTGCTAGTTGGAGCTATCCTTTCATGGGGTATAATGTGGCCTCTTATTCAAGACAGAAAAGGTCATTGGTACCCTGCTAATCAAAGCGCCAGCAGCCTTCATGGCATACAAGGTTACAGG GTCTTCATAGCGATCGCCATGATCCTTGGTGATGGTTTGTACAACTTTTGCAAAGTACTTGGACGAACGTTATATGGTATATATTTTCAAATCCGTGAGAAAAGAGCAGGGTCCGTCCTTCCTGTTGGTGCCCGTGGATCTCCTACAGAGCCTTCTTTATCTTATGATGATCAGATACGAACCGAGCTTTTCCTCAAGGATCAAATCCCTACGTGGGTCGCAATAGCTGGTTACGTCAGCATTGCCATCGTCTCCACTGTAACACTTCCGCATATTTTCCATCAACTTAAGTGGTACTACATCGTCGTAATTTATATTTTTGCACCAATACTAGCCTTCTGCAATGCTTACGGATGTGGTCTCACCGACTGGTCATTGGCATCCACGTATGGAAAGCTGGCCATTTTCACGATCGGGGCATGGGCCGGGGCCGCTCATGGTGGGGTTCTAGCTGGATTAGCTGCTTGTGGTGTGATGATGAACATAGTTTCCACTGCATCCGACCTAACACAGGACTTCAAAACCGGTTACATGACATTGGCTTCTCCTAGATCCATGTTCATAAGCCAAATAATCGGAACAGCAATGGGCTGCGTCATTTCTCCTTGTGTATTTTGGCTCTTCTACAAGGCGTTCCACGACTTAGGTGTTCCAGGTTCGGAATATCCTGCCCCTTATGCTCTCGTCTATCGTAACATGTCTATCTTAGGGGTCGAAGGTTTCTCAGCTCTACCGAAGAATTGTCTCACCCTTTGTTATGTATTCTTCCTTGGAGCTATTGCCATCAACGCCTTAAGGGATGCTGTAGGAAAGAATAAGGCAAAGTATATTCCTCTTCCAATGGCAATGGCCATACCGTTCTATCTTGGATCCTACTTTGCTATTGATATGTGTCTCGGGAGCCTGATCTTGTTCGTCTGGACAAAGATAGACAAGGTTAAGGCTGATGCATTTGGACCTGCCGTTGCATCTGGACTAATTTGTGGTGATGGAATCTGGACCTTGCCAAGTTCGATACTAGCTTTAGCAGGCGTGAATCCGCCTATTTGCATGAAATTTCTATCGCGGAAGGATAATATTAGAGTGGATGGTTTCATAAATCCTTGA